A segment of the Pseudoliparis swirei isolate HS2019 ecotype Mariana Trench chromosome 4, NWPU_hadal_v1, whole genome shotgun sequence genome:
TTGCATCTATAAGATCAATAACTCACTGACCAACTTTACTAGCTAAAATGAACAAAAAAGCCTTCATGTTTGCTGATTTTCAAGTCCCCTTgtatctgttttttaaatttaattattataatgttttcAGGTTTGGAAGGGTTACTTCAAATATGTATTTCAATACAATTACTATACAACCAAATCCAAGTATCACAATGTTTGAGTCTCTTGATGACATTACTTTTGGATTACCTCAACACGAAAGACAAGAGCAAAGTTAAATATGTAGTTTTGCAATTATCTTTGTATTTAAAACAGAACAGGGGAACAACATCACAATAAAGTGCAAGTTATTCCTTTCAGCTGTGACAGTCATCTTGTTTTGGACTTGAATCATTTGCCATATTAGTACCCCCAGATTTTAACTTCGAGCAATAGCATCCATAAAACTAACATTTTATTAACCTGGTTTGTCCTGTTTTATATGAGCCGACCAGAGATTTGAAGTGTTTTCACGCTAGGAGTCCtctcattaaaaataataatcttgaTGAACTGGAAAGTGTGCAGACAGACCTGCTTTGCAATAACTTGCACTGCCACTGTTATGTCGTTGCCCTTTTCTGCTTTAAATACAAAGATAAAGGCCAAATTTCCACCCagtgaaagtatttttttgCTCGAGGCTTCTTAGTGAGACTCATTTCGTAGCAACATGGGCATATGAGCAATGTAACGCCGTTAGCTgtattttagatttattttgtcTGGATATTTTAAAGTTTACTGACATTCTACAGACAGCTGGACCAAAATAACATAACCAGGAGATTTCTTAATATTGTATCTGGTTCATGCATCCCACGATTGTCTATCACTAGCCTATGTGTAATTTGTTGCAGATCTGAATCCAGgtgcacttttaaaattctttgaATCttctattatatattatataatcttctatcctgaaatttcccgactgtgggactaataaaggattatcttatcttatcttattattaaaataaaaaacaagtgcAAAGTTGCAGTGTCTATGTGCTTTTTAGAAAGCCAATAACGCTGTTAGCAAGCTAGCTGTTTACCCCTGTTCCTAGTCTttgtgctaaactaagctaactgGATGTAGCAGCATATTTACTTGACACGCGTAGGAGTTGCATTTATACTCTCATCTAACTCTATGTTTCAAAGCAAATAAGCTTTGTTTCCTTAATCTTTAAACTATTTGTTTAAACATGACTCATGCTCTGAGGAAGGCCTGAAACGCATCACCAAAGGACATCTTAACATTAATTTGACGTACTTGCACAGACATTGAATGTACTGATGTTGTGCCAGCTGTTTCTACTCTGATAACCAGAtggtggcagcggggtgtgtttaggcttggctgcagagtgggtggagcgggggtgtggttcagggaacggtgtctgattgtcatcagctggaccgaTTGGTAAATCGGTCCAGCTGATgaaaatctgtgtttgtgtatctgtgaggctttgctctttaaaggagctggacggactgaagacgagagagcagggagcagagacacagtctgcggtccTAACATTGGAATAAAACGTGTTACCAATtatccctctggttgcgcattccttggtgcttagggggggaaaCCGACTGGTGACGGCTACAATCCTGTCACACAGATGTAGCTTCTCTCTCTGGAACACAAGCGGGTCGTATTTGTGCATTCTAGTGTTGTTTATGGAAGTGGATGAATGCATTCCATTGTCTATTTTGTAAGGAAAGAAACAAGCTGTGATACTTCCAGTGTAACAAGGTTAACGTGGACAGGCCTGCAGCTTTCTCTGAAACGTTTCTCTGGTAAACATCCCCTGACAATCGATACAGCCTAGCTGCCGGTAGCCTGTCCAGTGACTGAATAATGCAGCTCTGCAAGAGAACAAAGTCAGTGTATTTTGAGTCTGATAAAGGTCTAACAAAGCAATATGTCTGGGCTGCCTTCGGAAGAGAACCTCAACCTAAAATTGTGTTTCACCCGTCGACTGTTCAAAAGAGATGGAAGTGGCCTCTGAGTCTGAAGAGAGTGAAGCCAATAGATAAGAGCCTTCAATTTGCATTCTTTcaaatgaccaccagggggcgcttcctctggttgcaaaaatatgtcagattgtatagaagtctgagaGAATGACTCATTAACTCAGAAAACATTGCAAATATGAGTTTCTGATTGTGACAAGACTTCTTCAAAACAGCATGATgttaatttagtaaatgatggtcccatttagagtagAATAGACAACAAAGGCTTAAGGAGGTGGCTAACCTGTGATTGATAAGTCGCTTCCCGGAGAACTGACAAACATAGGACTTCAAAACCACACGCAGAAAGTAAGCAGCAAATGATGTCAACAATTACTTATTTGGATATTTGTAGTTGCTTGTAATATTTACTGCTTCAGCTCCCAAAGATAACCTATCACTATACTCTGACCCAACCTCACAGTTGTCTAAATTCCCCCGGCACTGAGACAGAGAAAAGGACTCAGTCATGATACTCTCTTCTGtatccgcctctctctctccgtccccgCTCTCCGTCTCCCCGTCCTCCAGCTGCCTGCCGTTAATCTTCCTCCGGGACTCGGCGTGAGGTGCGCGGATGTTAAAGTTGGCGGTGAGATTCCTCTCCATGTGGTACTGGCCCTTGGCCTTCAGGATCAGCTTGTAGGTCTTGCTGCGGTATTTGTACACCAGGTGGAAGCACATAGCGCCGAGGAGAGGCACAGTGGACACGGTGAGGAGGCAGATGCTGACGGAGACGATGATGAGCAGGTTCGGTACCCTCCTCCTGGTGGTGAACAGCACCTGGACCTCGCAGTCCTCCCCTCTGTAGGTCAGACACAGGGAGTAGTTGGTGCTGGGGCGCAAACCGCTGAACAGGTACGTGGTGACCCCCTCTTCGATCCTCGACCACTGCACCGCAGAGTGTTTGCGGTCGCCGGTGACGCACAGATACAAGCCATTTGAATTTTCTGAAAGGCCGTCACGCTCTTCACTGTCAATGTAGGAGCGCTCGTCCGATGTGGCGTCGTTGGCGACGGCCTGATTGGCGCCTGTGTGTCTGGGTATGAGGAAAGGATTCAGCCGGACTGTTGCCTCTGTTTCTGACACCACTAATGCAATTACGCCAAAGTCAAATGTGTACTGCTTGATGTCATCCAAACTCCCGTTAAAGATGTGGCTAGAAATGTATCTGGTGTTAGCCGTCAAGCCACATGTACGAGCTTGTGATAGATACACGTTCACCTCCTCGGAAGACTTGATCTCCGCAGTTGGCGGGAAAGTGGGTCCAAGGGAATCCAAAATAGATGTCCGGTGTGTTGTTCGGTGTACAGATgggtgtgtttttgtgaaagTGGGTGTTGTGGTCTTTATTTTGGTGGGTGTAGGTGTCGTTGAAGCCACCACCTTCACGGACACCAAATCCTCTGCTCTTCCGATCTCATTTGTGGCCGAGCAGCTGTAGTTGCCGCCGTCTTCCTTCCTGAGGTGTGGAATGATGAGAGTCCCATTATTAAAGACTTTGATTGGATTATAAGACGGTAGGGAGTCCTCGTTTGATTCTGACGCGTCAACGAAGGACAAAACCAGGTCTTGCTTCTGACTTTTGCTGCGAATACTCCACATTACCAGAGGGTTTGGGTTTCCTGTGAATTCACAGGTCAAGACCAATGCGCTCCCTTCATGGAAAGTCGTGTTGTGAATATCTGGCTCGGTTCGTATCATCACATTCGCGCTCGTGCACTTTGACTTTGGCAATTTCACGATCGCTTCCCCTCTCAGTTTCTGTGGAGTTGCACACTTGATTAGAGTCCGCTCAGGGACTGAGATATCCGTTGTTGAAATCCAGTCTCGGAGCCAGTCGAGGGAGCAGGTGCACGCAAACGGATTTTTATAAATCTGCAAGTGGGACAAAGACACCAAACTGTCAAACGTCCCTTCAGTTATAGTTATGAATTTGTTATTGTTGAGTTGAAGGGACCTCAGTTCTATGAGGTTGGCGAAGGCGTCCTTTGGCAGGTGGACCATCTCGTTGTGGTTCATCTTCAACAGCTGCAGGCTGGTGAGGTTCTGCAGTTCCTCCCAAGGGAAATCGACGATTACGTTGTGGCTGATGTCAAAGTTCCGTAGACGAACCAAAGGCGCGAGGGTCCCTTCTTCGATGGAGGCGATCTCGTTGTGGGCCATCCACAGCGACGTCACCCGGGTGACATTGTCGAAGCTCCCCGTCGGTATCAACGTGATCTTGTTCGCAGAGAGACTCACAGTCGTCACATTTGGAGCCAAACTGTCCGGGATTTCCACGAATTCTTTGTAGGAGCAGTCAGCAAAATGGAGTCCGTACCTATCTAAGCAGGTGCAGAGCTCCGGGCATCCGAGTCCCATGGCGAAGACTGAGGTGAGCCACACAGTGAAGCAGAGGATGTCTGCGGCTGCCATTTTCTGCTCCTGTAAAAACACAGTcacaatccagcaaccaattaGTGGATTAAACCAAATGCAAAAAGAACAGTAAAATAATTGCTCGAGCATCAGCcagagattatatatatatatatttaatttctttGAGCCCAGGAAACCTAAATACATTCCCTTCCACCACACTGAGAAATCTCAGAAAACACAAGATACCTAGAAGCAAAACTATCTGAATGGTGTTGGGGGAAATCATATAACCTAGGTAGAACTCCTTAGAGTTAGCAGCATAAACAATGATGTACCTTGCTATGATACTTGGgtatctaacagatgtttcctgaaaGCGGACTATGGTCCCATGTTATCTACTGCGGTTGGGTAACGGTCACCTTGATCCAACCGGAGTAAATCATGTGCCATGTTCTCCAACAATTGATCtgattggttaaaaggtctgatggCAGGGCTAAATTTACACGACaaatatgtgctaaatattCTCGAAAGACGGATTTGTTCAACTTGTTGaatgttgccttgtgctcattaaaacacttCCTGCTTGGGTTGCTTCGCCAATCAATGTTTCTCTGCTCTTCATTTTTAGCCACAATGGCAAGTGGGAAAtgctaattttttaaaaacacctttgTCCACTTGATCTTTTCTCTGCATGATTGGACCGACCTACTTACTGAAGAATAACGAAAGCAGTCAAAGTGAAGAATCTAGAAGCCCCATTGTGATAAATTGAACAGCTTTTCACCTGTTTGACATCTCCCAAGATCCACATCATATATGTTTGCATCGATCTACATTATACATAGATCGCAGAGATCCTgacaaactctgcactttactttactcagcact
Coding sequences within it:
- the LOC130192746 gene encoding immunoglobulin superfamily containing leucine-rich repeat protein 2-like, whose protein sequence is MQEQKMAAADILCFTVWLTSVFAMGLGCPELCTCLDRYGLHFADCSYKEFVEIPDSLAPNVTTVSLSANKITLIPTGSFDNVTRVTSLWMAHNEIASIEEGTLAPLVRLRNFDISHNVIVDFPWEELQNLTSLQLLKMNHNEMVHLPKDAFANLIELRSLQLNNNKFITITEGTFDSLVSLSHLQIYKNPFACTCSLDWLRDWISTTDISVPERTLIKCATPQKLRGEAIVKLPKSKCTSANVMIRTEPDIHNTTFHEGSALVLTCEFTGNPNPLVMWSIRSKSQKQDLVLSFVDASESNEDSLPSYNPIKVFNNGTLIIPHLRKEDGGNYSCSATNEIGRAEDLVSVKVVASTTPTPTKIKTTTPTFTKTHPSVHRTTHRTSILDSLGPTFPPTAEIKSSEEVNVYLSQARTCGLTANTRYISSHIFNGSLDDIKQYTFDFGVIALVVSETEATVRLNPFLIPRHTGANQAVANDATSDERSYIDSEERDGLSENSNGLYLCVTGDRKHSAVQWSRIEEGVTTYLFSGLRPSTNYSLCLTYRGEDCEVQVLFTTRRRVPNLLIIVSVSICLLTVSTVPLLGAMCFHLVYKYRSKTYKLILKAKGQYHMERNLTANFNIRAPHAESRRKINGRQLEDGETESGDGEREADTEESIMTESFSLSQCRGNLDNCEVGSEYSDRLSLGAEAVNITSNYKYPNK